One Tachysurus fulvidraco isolate hzauxx_2018 chromosome 2, HZAU_PFXX_2.0, whole genome shotgun sequence DNA segment encodes these proteins:
- the ogna gene encoding osteoglycin, paralog a, producing MGTRPGPFICTFILASWVILISGTELEGSMELPIRFEEPDSDKWMEKRDTDTFLAADDPVDSLKIQPEVDTSDLPTCLLCVCLTGSVYCEEVDVTSVPALPKETAYLYARYNKIKKITAKDFGDIVTLKRIDLTGNLISEIEDGAFMKLTLLEELSLAENRLVKLPMLPPKLLSFNANHNRLKTKGVKANAFKKLTNLRNLYLAHNELEAVPLIPESVRMFHIQNNNISSVTADTFCKRNDTYYIRPNINEIRMDGNPVILAKDPNIFICLQILPVGRYQ from the exons ATGGGGACCAGACCAGGACCATTTATTTGTACCTTTATTTTGGCATCATGGGTGATCTTAATCTCAGGGACAGAGCTAGAAGGGTCAATGGAGCTTCCAATAAGGTTTGAAGAGCCTGATTCAGACAAATGGATGGAAAAg agaGATACCGACACTTTCTTGGCTGCTGATGATCCAGTTGACTCTTTAAAAATCCAGCCTGAAGTGGACACTTCTG ATCTTCCAACATGTctgctgtgcgtgtgtctgaCGGGATCTGTGTACTGTGAAGAAGTTGATGTGACATCGGTGCCAGCTCTACCTAAAGAGACAGCCTATCTATATGCTCGTTACAACAAGATAAAAAAGATTACTGCAAAAGACTTCGGAGATATTG taacATTAAAAAGAATAGATCTGACTGGAAACTTAATTTCGGAGATTGAGGACGGGGCCTTCATGAAGCTGACGTTGTTGGAGGAACTCTCCCTCGCTGAGAACCGGCTTGTGAAACTGCCAATGTTACCACCCAAGCTCCTAAGCTTTAATGCCAATCACAACCGCCTCAAGACCAAAGGAGTAAAAGCCAATGCTTTCAAG AAATTAACCAATCTCAGAAATTTATACCTCGCCCACAACGAGTTGGAGGCAGTTCCATTAATTCCAGAGAGTGTCCGCATGTTTCATATTCAG AACAACAACATTTCATCCGTTACTGCCGACACCTTTTGCAAACGCAATGACACCTACTACATCCGGCCCAATATTAATGAGATCAGGATGGACGGAAACCCGGTGATCCTCGCAAAGGACCCTAACATCTTCATCTGTCTGCAGATCTTGCCAGTTGGACGGTACCAATGA